The DNA sequence AGCCGGGAAAGCGGACGATGGCCCACCTCATGGGAGCTCCTTCAGGGCCTCCAGGGCGAAGACCTCCATCACCGGGTTGGTCAGGAGCTTCCCCATGGCCTTGGCCTTTTCCTCAGCCTGGAGGTGGTTTTCCGCCTGGAAAACCACCTCCAGGACCTTGCCCACCCGCACCTCTTCCACCGGGTGGCCGAGGCCCTTTAAGACCCCTTCCACTGCCCGGCCCTGGGGGTCTAGGATGCCGTCTTTCAGCTCTATGAGCAGGGTGGCCTGGTACCTGGGCATGGCTACCCCTCTTTGACCTCCGGTGCCTCCAAGACCCGTTTGAGGACCTCTTGGTAGGCTTCCTCCACCCCGCCTAGGTCCTTGCGGAAGCGGTCCTTGTCCATAGGCTCTCCCGTCTTCCGGTCCCAAAGGCGCATGGTGTCGGGGGAGATCTCGTCGGCGAGGAGAATCTCCCCATTCCTTTTGCCGAACTCCAGCTTGAAGTCCACCAGGTCCAGGCCCCTTGGGGCGAAGAAGGCCCGAAGAAGCTCCCCCACCCTCAGGGTGGTGGCCTTCACCTGGGCGAGCTCCCCCTCCGCCGCCAGGCCCAGGGCCAGGATGGCGTTCTCGCAGATCAGGGGATCCCCCAGGGCGTCGTCCTTCAGGGAGAACTCCAAAAGGGGGGCCTCGAGGGGGGTGCCCTCAGGGAGGCCATAGCGCCGGGCAAAGCTCCCTGCCGCCCGGAAGCGGAGGATGACCTCCAGGGGAAGGATCGCCACCCGCCTGACCCGCATCTCCCGCTCGGAAACTTCCTCCAGGAAGTGGGTCTTTACCCCGTGGCCCTCCAGGTAGCGGAAGAGGACGGCGGAAACCTTGTTGTTCACCACCCCCTTGCCCGGGATGAGGCCCCGCTTCTGGGCGTTGAAGGCGGTGGCCTCGTCCTTGAAGTAGACCCGTAAGGTGTTCTCCCCCTCGGGGTAGAGGATCTTGGCCTTGCCCTCGTAGAGCTTTTCCATGCGCCTCCTTAGGGACTCGGGTCCCGTCTGGCCTCTATTTTAGCCCAGGAGGGGCTACACTGAAGGCATGCCCTTGTCCCTGGACCTTCTACGCCCCATCGGGGAAAGGGAGCTTTGGCTCCTCTCGGAGCGCAACCCCGGCTATCAACTGGAGCTTTCGCCAGAAGGGAGGCTTTGGGTGAGTCCCACAGGAGGGCAAAGCGGCCGTCGCAGCCTTCAGCTGGCCTATCAGCTGGCCCGTTGGAACGAGGAGCGGGGCCTGGGCGGGTCGTGTCAAGAGTTATGTGTAAGAGTCTGNGGGCGTGGTGTTTGCTGCCTCCACGGGTTTCAAGCTGCCCAGCGGGGCCATCTTGTCCCCCGATGCCTCCTGGGTGGAGGCTGGGCGTTGGGAGGCTTTGTCCGAGGAGGAGAAGGAGGCTTTCCCTCCTTTGGCTCCGGACGTGGTCTTTGAGGTGCGCTCGTCCTCGCAGGGAGTGGAGGAACTTAGGGCCAAAATGGCCCTTTACCTGAAGGAGGGGGTGCGTCTTGGGGTGTTGGTGGACCCCTACGCCCGTGCCGTGGAGGTGTACCGTCCGGGAAAGGAGCCTGAGCGTTTTGAGGGAGTGGACGTCCTTTCCCTGGAACCGGAGCTCCCCGGCTTTTTCCTCCGCCTCCCTCCCTTGGGGTAGACCCCCTAAAGGCCAAAGCGGGCGTAGATGGCGTCCACGTGCCTGAGGAAGGGTTCCGGGTCGAAGAGGGCCTTCAGGGCCTCCCCCTTCAG is a window from the Thermus thermamylovorans genome containing:
- the purC gene encoding phosphoribosylaminoimidazolesuccinocarboxamide synthase, which codes for MEKLYEGKAKILYPEGENTLRVYFKDEATAFNAQKRGLIPGKGVVNNKVSAVLFRYLEGHGVKTHFLEEVSEREMRVRRVAILPLEVILRFRAAGSFARRYGLPEGTPLEAPLLEFSLKDDALGDPLICENAILALGLAAEGELAQVKATTLRVGELLRAFFAPRGLDLVDFKLEFGKRNGEILLADEISPDTMRLWDRKTGEPMDKDRFRKDLGGVEEAYQEVLKRVLEAPEVKEG
- a CDS encoding Uma2 family endonuclease, whose translation is MVFAASTGFKLPSGAILSPDASWVEAGRWEALSEEEKEAFPPLAPDVVFEVRSSSQGVEELRAKMALYLKEGVRLGVLVDPYARAVEVYRPGKEPERFEGVDVLSLEPELPGFFLRLPPLG
- the purS gene encoding phosphoribosylformylglycinamidine synthase subunit PurS: MPRYQATLLIELKDGILDPQGRAVEGVLKGLGHPVEEVRVGKVLEVVFQAENHLQAEEKAKAMGKLLTNPVMEVFALEALKELP